AAGTTGGCTAAAACTAATATTGTCACCTAAATTTATTAAATTTGACTTGTTACCGACGTAGTCTGTTGTGACATTAAAGCATTTTACAGGAGCAGGGTTTTGTGTGTCAGATGAATAACCTCCCCCTATTTGAGGAACGTAACCACTAGTAGATGTGTAGTTTAAGAGGTTGAGTTGCGCATTAGCTGAGCCAATAATAAGTAAAGATGCAGAAAATGCACACGCAAGATAATGCTTTTTCATTCAATAAATCCTTAAGTTCCCTGAATGGGATATTAACTATTTGTTAAGGGTGAACAAGTTATCATTTAACTGTTTGAATACCAATAACAACATGTTAAACATTATTATTTTATTGTGATTTCGTGTTTTAAAAGTTGTTTTGTGTAACTAGGTGTTAATAATATGATATGTTAGCCGATTGGATATTAAAGGGCGCTTTGGTCGATAAAAGAGTGATTAAAAAAGCCCCAGAGGGCTTTTTGGTTTGTTTTATTATTAATTTAAGCGCTTGCAGGAGGTGGGGCGAGTTTACCATTAGGCAAAGAGCGTGTGAGTACGATGCTCATAATAAAGACGAAGGCCATCACGCCTAGACCATAAAAGACTAAATATTCCATGGGGTAATCACCATAGCGATGAGCTAGGTCGGTATGAATTTGACTAAAGAGCAATAAAGCCAAAATAGGTGGAATAACAAGCTTAATAAGCCAGTCGAAGATTTGTGAAATTTTTGTTTGGCTATTGTTTTCCAGGTTGGTACGTAGTTGGCTGATTGGGTAGAACCAGCCGATAATAATCGCTTCAAGCATGCCGACAAACATCATCATATAGCCGCTAGTGAAATGGTCGACAATATCGAGCATATAAAGGCCATTGCCACGCATAAATAATAAGCCAAAGCACAAAGTTATCGCAAAATAAACGAGTAAGACTTTAGTGCGGGTTAATGAGGGTTTGCTTTGAATGATTGGAGCGACAGCCGCTTCTACCAGGGATACCATTGAGGTAAAAGCCAACGTAAGTAAAGCTAAGAAAAATGCAAGTGAAAAGATAGACGGAATAAAAGGCAATAAGCTCAGTGCCTTTGGATAGGCGATAAATGCCAGACCGATGCCGCCTTTGACGACTTCGGTGACAGGGACGCCTTGAGAGACCGCCATGTGGCCGAGGACACCGAAAATTGCGGTACCGCCGATGAGAGAGCACAAAGTGTCGCCTGCAATGATAATTAAAACAGCACGCTTTAAATTAACCTTTTTGTTGAGTAAGGAGCCATAGGCAAACATCATCCCTGCGCCTAAAGAGAGAGTGAAAAAGACTTGCCCGGCAGCAGCGGCCCATATTTTTAATGTAAATAATTTAGACCAATCGGGTAAAAAGAAAAACTTTAAGCCAGCGGCTGATCCAGATAAAAATAATGAGTTAATGGCTAGAAGCATTAATAAAACAAAAGGAATCGGAGTAATAAAACGAGCGACACCAGAAATTCCTTGAGTGCCTTGGCGC
This genomic stretch from Piscirickettsia litoralis harbors:
- a CDS encoding sodium-dependent transporter; this translates as MSTDVRQKFSSPWVFILAAVGSAAGLGNVWRFPYLAYENGGASFFIAYLVCLAIVGFPFLLLENGMGQTTSKAAPGAMGEVSKKYNLRFIGWMGVLVSMFILSYYIVIASWVTNYAINSPAMPWQADSSQYFYQSFLGLTDSITQKGAFNLLTFVFVVFLYMALFFVMRQGTQGISGVARFITPIPFVLLMLLAINSLFLSGSAAGLKFFFLPDWSKLFTLKIWAAAAGQVFFTLSLGAGMMFAYGSLLNKKVNLKRAVLIIIAGDTLCSLIGGTAIFGVLGHMAVSQGVPVTEVVKGGIGLAFIAYPKALSLLPFIPSIFSLAFFLALLTLAFTSMVSLVEAAVAPIIQSKPSLTRTKVLLVYFAITLCFGLLFMRGNGLYMLDIVDHFTSGYMMMFVGMLEAIIIGWFYPISQLRTNLENNSQTKISQIFDWLIKLVIPPILALLLFSQIHTDLAHRYGDYPMEYLVFYGLGVMAFVFIMSIVLTRSLPNGKLAPPPASA